A genomic segment from Nicotiana tabacum cultivar K326 chromosome 7, ASM71507v2, whole genome shotgun sequence encodes:
- the LOC107800214 gene encoding uncharacterized protein LOC107800214 has product MSSTSLLVGPPALRYEPPSTAVEIPVSGDDPITDLTDKTLNLDLSKLPLRGLTENNSATFISSGNPCLDFFFHVVPDTSPDDLIGRLELAWAHNPLTALKLICNLRGVRGTGKSDKEGFYTAAFWLHYTHPKTLACNVHAFADFGYFKDFLEILYRILEGPFVRQKEKEEREQWRGRGRGRGRFKRVNRPSEGNEEKKEKIKKNLEEIKEEMKTEQEKARCLRKEKERAKAKKALEKYYSDGNYRLLHDKISDFFAELLRADIEKLNSGKVNEISLSAKWCPTVDSSYDKATLMCESIAKKMFPRENYSEYNGVEEGHYAYRVRYRLRKDVLVPLHKALELPEVYMSAKKWNSLPYNRVASVAMKNYKELFLKHDKERFDKYLEDVKSGKAKIAAGALLPHEIIGALSDGDGGEVAELQWKRMVDDLCKKGKLSNCIAVCDVSGSMSGIPMEVSVALGVLVSELSEEPWKGKLITFSADPAMQKVEGDTLKEKTEFIRCMDWGMNTNFQKVFDRILEVAVEGKLSEDQMIKRLFVFSDMEFDQASENAWETDYQAIQRKFVEKGYKNVPETVFWNLRDSRSTPVLEKQSGVALVSGFSKNLLTMFLEGGGIVNPVDVMELAISGDEYKKLVVYD; this is encoded by the coding sequence ATGTCATCAACCTCTTTGCTAGTTGGTCCACCGGCTCTCCGCTATGAACCACCGTCAACAGCCGTTGAAATTCCCGTCTCCGGTGACGATCCCATAACCGATTTAACTGATAAAACCTTAAATCTCGATCTCTCGAAGCTTCCTCTGCGGGGTTTGACGGAAAATAACTCAGCCACTTTCATATCATCCGGCAACCCATGTTTGGATTTCTTCTTCCACGTGGTGCCTGACACGTCACCCGATGATCTGATCGGACGGCTGGAGTTAGCTTGGGCTCACAACCCTTTAACGGCTCTGAAACTGATTTGCAATCTCAGGGGCGTTAGAGGCACCGGTAAGTCTGATAAAGAAGGGTTTTATACGGCAGCGTTTTGGTTACACTATACTCACCCTAAAACCCTTGCTTGTAATGTTCATGCCTTTGCTGATTTTGGGTACTTTAAGGATTTTCTAGAAATTTTGTATAGAATTCTAGAAGGACCGTTTGTGAGGCAAAAAGAGAAAGAGGAGAGAGAACAATGGCGAGGTCGTGGTCGTGGTCGGGGTAGATTTAAGAGGGTTAATAGGCCTAGTGAAGGAAAtgaggagaagaaggagaaaattaagaaaaatttggaggaaataaaggaagaaatgaagacaGAACAAGAGAAAGCAAGATGTTTGAGGAAGGAAAAAGAGAGAGCTAAGGCGAAAAAGGCGTTAGAAAAATACTATTCCGATGGGAATTATAGGCTTTTACATGATAAGATATCGGATTTTTTTGCTGAGCTTTTGAGGGCTGATATTGAGAAATTGAATTCGGGAAAAGTTAATGAGATTAGTTTGTCTGCGAAATGGTGTCCGACTGTTGATTCGTCGTATGATAAGGCGACTCTGATGTGCGAGAGCATTGCGAAAAAGATGTTTCCTAGGGAGAATTATAGTGAGTACAATGGAGTTGAGGAGGGTCATTATGCTTATAGGGTGAGATATAGATTGAGAAAAGATGTGCTCGTGCCTTTACACAAGGCGTTAGAGTTGCCGGAGGTGTACATGAGTGCTAAGAAGTGGAATTCGTTACCATACAATAGGGTGGCGTCTGTGGCGATGAAGAACTACAAGGAGCTCTTTTTGAAGCATGACAAGGAGAGGTTTGACAAGTATCTTGAGGACGTGAAGTCAGGGAAGGCAAAAATTGCAGCCGGAGCGTTGCTTCCACATGAGATTATTGGGGCATTGAGCGACGGAGATGGTGGGGAAGTAGCTGAACTTCAGTGGAAAAGAATGGTTGATGATCTttgtaagaaaggaaaattaagtAATTGTATCGCGGTATGTGATGTTTCTGGGAGTATGAGTGGGATACCGATGGAGGTTTCTGTGGCACTTGGTGTGTTGGTTTCAGAATTGAGTGAGGAACCGTGGAAGGGAAAATTGATCACGTTTAGCGCTGATCCTGCAATGCAGAAAGTTGAAGGTGATACTCTAAAAGAGAAGACTGAATTTATCAGGTGTATGGATTGGGGTATGAACACAAACTTCCAGAAAGTGTTTGATAGAATTTTGGAAGTGGCAGTAGAAGGAAAACTAAGTGAGGATCAAATGATAAAGAGGTTGTTTGTGTTCAGTGATATGGAGTTTGATCAGGCATCTGAAAATGCATGGGAGACGGATTATCAAGCAATACAACGGAAATTTGTAGAGAAGGGATACAAAAATGTGCCAGAAACTGTGTTTTGGAACCTTCGAGATTCAAGGTCGACTCCAGTATTGGAGAAGCAGAGTGGTGTAGCACTTGTGAGTGGGTTTTCTAAGAATCTGTTGACCATGTTCTTGGAGGGTGGTGGAATCGTCAATCCCGTGGACGTTATGGAGCTTGCTATTTCTGGTGATGAATACAAGAAGCTTGTAGTTTATGACTAG